A DNA window from Engystomops pustulosus chromosome 6, aEngPut4.maternal, whole genome shotgun sequence contains the following coding sequences:
- the LOC140065583 gene encoding alpha-tectorin-like isoform X4 — MRSLWISQLWILGAVFYDAGGKSLSDPCKRESCHTMETCEVQDGKAVCVPNFTGQCWEGEDSQFHTLDEYDFSFQGNGSYILSQYTGSDLTPYKIVIKNDNRNTQDGSLARKVEMTTYDTKISVEGGEFPKIQVNNEMTKLPVSLAESKITIKSRGWEIIIATDFDLKIIYDLKFKPALSLPSTYSNSVSGLCGNFNQNPIDDQKSPEGKMMDSAVAWADSWKVSDHDPFCSDVCPCTCPFSEESKKKLDERNDNCGKLFKKDGPFRDCISKVCPNKFFDGCLYDTCRNDGDKVILCQALEAYADTCISRGIKIYDWRTSSDCQNVPEDPPTERGP, encoded by the exons ATGCGGAGTCTCTGGATCTCTCAGTTATGGATATTGGGTGCAGTATTTTATG ATGCTGGTGGAAAATCATTATCAG aCCCATGCAAGAGGGAATCATGTCATACGATGGAGACTTGTGAAGTACAAGATGGCAAAGCAGTGTGTGTACCAAATTTCACCGGCCAGTGCTGGGAGGGGGAAGATTCTCAGTTCCATACCTTGGATGAGTACGACTTCAGCTTTCAAGGCAACGGCAGCTATATTCTCTCACAGTACACTGGTAGTGACCTGACTCCATACAAGATTGTCATAAAGAACGACAACAGGAATACACAAGATGGCTCATTAGCCAGAAAAGTGGAAATGACTACTTATGATACGAAAATCAGCGTTGAAGGTGGAGAATTCCCTAAAATACAA GTGAATAATGAGATGACAAAGCTGCCCGTAAGTCTAGCTGAGTCGAAAATTACCATAAAGAGCAGAGGATGGGAAATAATAATAGCGACTGATTTTGATCTAAAGATTATCTATGACCTGAAGTTTAAACCTGCATTATCCTTACCAAGTACCTACTCCAATTCTGTGTCCGGTCTCTGTggaaacttcaaccaaaatccaatTGATGATCAAAAGTCCCCGGAAGGAAAAATGATGGACTCTGCAGTAGCCTGGGCAGATTCGTGGAAAGTTTCTGATCATGATCCATTCTGCTCCGATGTTTGTCCTTGCACTTGTCCATTTAGTGAAGAAAGCAAGAAGAAACTTGATGAAAGAAATGATAATTGTGGCAAGTTGTTCAAAAAAGATGGACCTTTCCGAGACTGCATCTCCAAAGTTTGTCCAAATAAGTTTTTCGATGGTTGTCTCTATGATACCTGTAGAAATGATGGAGATAAAGTCATCCTTTGCCAAGCTCTGGAGGCCTATGCAGACACTTGTATAAGTCGCGGGATAAAGATCTATGATTGGAGAACATCTTCTGACTGTC AAAATGTTCCAGAAGACCCTCCAACAG
- the LOC140065583 gene encoding alpha-tectorin-like isoform X1: MRSLWISQLWILGAVFYDAGGKSLSDPCKRESCHTMETCEVQDGKAVCVPNFTGQCWEGEDSQFHTLDEYDFSFQGNGSYILSQYTGSDLTPYKIVIKNDNRNTQDGSLARKVEMTTYDTKISVEGGEFPKIQVNNEMTKLPVSLAESKITIKSRGWEIIIATDFDLKIIYDLKFKPALSLPSTYSNSVSGLCGNFNQNPIDDQKSPEGKMMDSAVAWADSWKVSDHDPFCSDVCPCTCPFSEESKKKLDERNDNCGKLFKKDGPFRDCISKVCPNKFFDGCLYDTCRNDGDKVILCQALEAYADTCISRGIKIYDWRTSSDCQNVPEDPPTEQSLRWDKKLAIKINITEILKGGRK; this comes from the exons ATGCGGAGTCTCTGGATCTCTCAGTTATGGATATTGGGTGCAGTATTTTATG ATGCTGGTGGAAAATCATTATCAG aCCCATGCAAGAGGGAATCATGTCATACGATGGAGACTTGTGAAGTACAAGATGGCAAAGCAGTGTGTGTACCAAATTTCACCGGCCAGTGCTGGGAGGGGGAAGATTCTCAGTTCCATACCTTGGATGAGTACGACTTCAGCTTTCAAGGCAACGGCAGCTATATTCTCTCACAGTACACTGGTAGTGACCTGACTCCATACAAGATTGTCATAAAGAACGACAACAGGAATACACAAGATGGCTCATTAGCCAGAAAAGTGGAAATGACTACTTATGATACGAAAATCAGCGTTGAAGGTGGAGAATTCCCTAAAATACAA GTGAATAATGAGATGACAAAGCTGCCCGTAAGTCTAGCTGAGTCGAAAATTACCATAAAGAGCAGAGGATGGGAAATAATAATAGCGACTGATTTTGATCTAAAGATTATCTATGACCTGAAGTTTAAACCTGCATTATCCTTACCAAGTACCTACTCCAATTCTGTGTCCGGTCTCTGTggaaacttcaaccaaaatccaatTGATGATCAAAAGTCCCCGGAAGGAAAAATGATGGACTCTGCAGTAGCCTGGGCAGATTCGTGGAAAGTTTCTGATCATGATCCATTCTGCTCCGATGTTTGTCCTTGCACTTGTCCATTTAGTGAAGAAAGCAAGAAGAAACTTGATGAAAGAAATGATAATTGTGGCAAGTTGTTCAAAAAAGATGGACCTTTCCGAGACTGCATCTCCAAAGTTTGTCCAAATAAGTTTTTCGATGGTTGTCTCTATGATACCTGTAGAAATGATGGAGATAAAGTCATCCTTTGCCAAGCTCTGGAGGCCTATGCAGACACTTGTATAAGTCGCGGGATAAAGATCTATGATTGGAGAACATCTTCTGACTGTC AAAATGTTCCAGAAGACCCTCCAACAG
- the LOC140065583 gene encoding alpha-tectorin-like isoform X3, whose protein sequence is MRSLWISQLWILGAVFYDAGGKSLSDPCKRESCHTMETCEVQDGKAVCVPNFTGQCWEGEDSQFHTLDEYDFSFQGNGSYILSQYTGSDLTPYKIVIKNDNRNTQDGSLARKVEMTTYDTKISVEGGEFPKIQVNNEMTKLPVSLAESKITIKSRGWEIIIATDFDLKIIYDLKFKPALSLPSTYSNSVSGLCGNFNQNPIDDQKSPEGKMMDSAVAWADSWKVSDHDPFCSDVCPCTCPFSEESKKKLDERNDNCGKLFKKDGPFRDCISKVCPNKFFDGCLYDTCRNDGDKVILCQALEAYADTCISRGIKIYDWRTSSDCQNVPEDPPTEQSLRWDKKLERGP, encoded by the exons ATGCGGAGTCTCTGGATCTCTCAGTTATGGATATTGGGTGCAGTATTTTATG ATGCTGGTGGAAAATCATTATCAG aCCCATGCAAGAGGGAATCATGTCATACGATGGAGACTTGTGAAGTACAAGATGGCAAAGCAGTGTGTGTACCAAATTTCACCGGCCAGTGCTGGGAGGGGGAAGATTCTCAGTTCCATACCTTGGATGAGTACGACTTCAGCTTTCAAGGCAACGGCAGCTATATTCTCTCACAGTACACTGGTAGTGACCTGACTCCATACAAGATTGTCATAAAGAACGACAACAGGAATACACAAGATGGCTCATTAGCCAGAAAAGTGGAAATGACTACTTATGATACGAAAATCAGCGTTGAAGGTGGAGAATTCCCTAAAATACAA GTGAATAATGAGATGACAAAGCTGCCCGTAAGTCTAGCTGAGTCGAAAATTACCATAAAGAGCAGAGGATGGGAAATAATAATAGCGACTGATTTTGATCTAAAGATTATCTATGACCTGAAGTTTAAACCTGCATTATCCTTACCAAGTACCTACTCCAATTCTGTGTCCGGTCTCTGTggaaacttcaaccaaaatccaatTGATGATCAAAAGTCCCCGGAAGGAAAAATGATGGACTCTGCAGTAGCCTGGGCAGATTCGTGGAAAGTTTCTGATCATGATCCATTCTGCTCCGATGTTTGTCCTTGCACTTGTCCATTTAGTGAAGAAAGCAAGAAGAAACTTGATGAAAGAAATGATAATTGTGGCAAGTTGTTCAAAAAAGATGGACCTTTCCGAGACTGCATCTCCAAAGTTTGTCCAAATAAGTTTTTCGATGGTTGTCTCTATGATACCTGTAGAAATGATGGAGATAAAGTCATCCTTTGCCAAGCTCTGGAGGCCTATGCAGACACTTGTATAAGTCGCGGGATAAAGATCTATGATTGGAGAACATCTTCTGACTGTC AAAATGTTCCAGAAGACCCTCCAACAG
- the LOC140065583 gene encoding alpha-tectorin-like isoform X2: MRSLWISQLWILGAVFYDAGGKSLSDPCKRESCHTMETCEVQDGKAVCVPNFTGQCWEGEDSQFHTLDEYDFSFQGNGSYILSQYTGSDLTPYKIVIKNDNRNTQDGSLARKVEMTTYDTKISVEGGEFPKIQVNNEMTKLPVSLAESKITIKSRGWEIIIATDFDLKIIYDLKFKPALSLPSTYSNSVSGLCGNFNQNPIDDQKSPEGKMMDSAVAWADSWKVSDHDPFCSDVCPCTCPFSEESKKKLDERNDNCGKLFKKDGPFRDCISKVCPNKFFDGCLYDTCRNDGDKVILCQALEAYADTCISRGIKIYDWRTSSDCQNVPEDPPTAIKINITEILKGGRK; the protein is encoded by the exons ATGCGGAGTCTCTGGATCTCTCAGTTATGGATATTGGGTGCAGTATTTTATG ATGCTGGTGGAAAATCATTATCAG aCCCATGCAAGAGGGAATCATGTCATACGATGGAGACTTGTGAAGTACAAGATGGCAAAGCAGTGTGTGTACCAAATTTCACCGGCCAGTGCTGGGAGGGGGAAGATTCTCAGTTCCATACCTTGGATGAGTACGACTTCAGCTTTCAAGGCAACGGCAGCTATATTCTCTCACAGTACACTGGTAGTGACCTGACTCCATACAAGATTGTCATAAAGAACGACAACAGGAATACACAAGATGGCTCATTAGCCAGAAAAGTGGAAATGACTACTTATGATACGAAAATCAGCGTTGAAGGTGGAGAATTCCCTAAAATACAA GTGAATAATGAGATGACAAAGCTGCCCGTAAGTCTAGCTGAGTCGAAAATTACCATAAAGAGCAGAGGATGGGAAATAATAATAGCGACTGATTTTGATCTAAAGATTATCTATGACCTGAAGTTTAAACCTGCATTATCCTTACCAAGTACCTACTCCAATTCTGTGTCCGGTCTCTGTggaaacttcaaccaaaatccaatTGATGATCAAAAGTCCCCGGAAGGAAAAATGATGGACTCTGCAGTAGCCTGGGCAGATTCGTGGAAAGTTTCTGATCATGATCCATTCTGCTCCGATGTTTGTCCTTGCACTTGTCCATTTAGTGAAGAAAGCAAGAAGAAACTTGATGAAAGAAATGATAATTGTGGCAAGTTGTTCAAAAAAGATGGACCTTTCCGAGACTGCATCTCCAAAGTTTGTCCAAATAAGTTTTTCGATGGTTGTCTCTATGATACCTGTAGAAATGATGGAGATAAAGTCATCCTTTGCCAAGCTCTGGAGGCCTATGCAGACACTTGTATAAGTCGCGGGATAAAGATCTATGATTGGAGAACATCTTCTGACTGTC AAAATGTTCCAGAAGACCCTCCAACAG